The Euphorbia lathyris chromosome 3, ddEupLath1.1, whole genome shotgun sequence genome contains a region encoding:
- the LOC136222454 gene encoding histone H2B-like codes for MAPKAAEKKLAEKKPAEEKNARKAPAEKKQRAGKKLSKESGAADKKKKPSKKSVESYKMYIFKVLKQVHPDIGISSEAMGIMNSFINDIFENLAQESSRLARYNKKPTITSREIQTAARLVLPRELARHAVSEGTKAVTKFTNS; via the coding sequence ATGGCACCTAAGGCAGCAGAAAAGAAGCTGGCAGAGAAGAAACCGGCAGAGGAGAAGAACGCCAGGAAAGCACCGGCAGAGAAAAAGCAGAGAGCAGGGAAGAAATTGTCTAAGGAAAGTGGAGCCGCtgacaagaagaagaagccatccAAGAAGAGTGTTGAGAGTTACAAGATGTACATCTTCAAGGTTCTGAAGCAGGTTCATCCTGATATCGGAATCTCGAGCGAAGCTATGGGGATTATGAACAGCTTCATCAATGATATCTTCGAGAACCTGGCTCAGGAATCTTCTCGTCTGGCTAGGTACAACAAGAAGCCGACAATTACCTCTCGGGAGATCCAGACCGCCGCCAGACTTGTTTTGCCTAGAGAATTGGCTAGGCATGCCGTATCCGAAGGTACCAAGGCTGTTACCAAGTTCACAAATTCTTAG